A single region of the Kryptolebias marmoratus isolate JLee-2015 linkage group LG10, ASM164957v2, whole genome shotgun sequence genome encodes:
- the brms1la gene encoding breast cancer metastasis-suppressor 1-like protein-A, which yields MPVHRDREKKESTAEEMEVEEQEHEASSTEEEDSETSSVSEDGDSSEMDEEDCERRRTECLDEMSNLEKQFNDLKDQLYRERLSQVNSKLAEVEAGHAAEYLEPLAVLLENMQVRTKVAGIYRELCLESVKNKYDCEIQAACQHWESEKLLLFDTVQNELEEKIRRLEEDRHSIDITSELWNDELTGRKKRRDALSPDKKRRRPSVVSGPYIVYMLPDLDILEDWTAIRKAVATLGPHRGRSDSDGCLFPFRSSDRNRPILNC from the exons ATGCCGGTGCATCGTGACCGAGAAAAGAAGGAGAGTACCGCTGAGGagatggaggtggaggagcaggagcacGAAGCATCCAGCACAGAGGAGGAAGACTCTGAAACCTCCTCTGTGTCTGAGGATGGAGACAGTTCTG AAATGGATGAGGAGGACTGCGAGCGGAGGAGAACGGAGTGTCTGGACGAAATGTCTAACCTGGAGAAACAATTTAATGATCTCAAAGACCA GTTGTATCGAGAGCGGCTCAGTCAGGTGAACAGCAAGCTGGCAGAGGTGGAAGCTGGCCATGCTGCAGAATATCTTGAGCCTCTGGCGGTGCTGCTGGAGAACATGCAGGTCCGCACCAAGGTGGCAG GAATCTACAGGGAGCTGTGTCTGGAGTCTGTTAAGAACAAGTATGATTGTGAAATCCAGGCTGCTTGCCAACACTGGGAG AgtgagaagctgctgctgtttgataCAGTTCAGAACGAACTGGAGGAGAAGATTAGGAGACTTGAGGAGGACAGACACAGCATAGACATCACATCAG AGCTGTGGAACGATGAGTTGACGGGGAGGAAGAAAAGGCGTGATGCTTTAAGTCCAGATAAGAAGAGGAGACGACCTTCTGTGGTGTCTG GTCCTTATATTGTCTATATGCTCCCAGACCTGGACATTCTGGAGGACTGGACAGCCATCAGAAAG GCCGTGGCCACGCTGGGTCCCCACAGAGGGAGATCCGACTCAGACGGCTGCTTGTTTCCCTTCAGATCCTCCGACAGAAACAGGCCGATTCTCAACTGCTGA